The sequence below is a genomic window from Papio anubis isolate 15944 chromosome X, Panubis1.0, whole genome shotgun sequence.
CACCTTCCTTTAATTCAGTTgcaaaactatagaaaaatattatatatgtcatTTTGTTAAATGCAAGTCTCATCCTTTAAAAAGCTGTGGTAGGAACTGAGATACTACTATAAGATCTCTAATAAAATGTTTCTGGATAAATCTGTGGGAAATATATTACGCCCTCAGTTAACAAGGCTTATTTTCAAAGAGGAGACTTAAAATTTGCTCCAGTGTCAGTTCTCTACAGATGAGAACCAATACTACAGCAAGTCAGTCTTgcctttttattaattaattggTTAGTTtggatttgaatttaaaaataaatactactgAGTTGGATTGTTTTAAATTGAACTCAGAGATATACcatattgaataaattattacTTATTCCAAGAAAGAAATAGTTCAAACTTTGAATTATCTACACAAGACATTACAATGGAAAAAACACACAGCACATGAACAGAGACCTAAGaactttttatgtctttttctgctAGTTTCTTTTTTAGGGGGACAGAGGACTATTAAATCTCCCTCTTCAATCACGAGCAAGCCCAAGttatttaatgattttcttttaatcaaatgaaatattttcaatctcCTTCAACCCAACTTTATTACTATCTCTAACTTATAGTACTATAATGACAGTTCATCTGGATTTACACAAAATTTCATGATGCACTTCTATAAACATTCAAACCTTTACcaactttaaaaatcaactttgtgGCACTTTGGTAAACTTATTTAACAGTGACTCAAGTTAAATTGAAAGCAGTAAGACTATGATTATTGGGAAAGTAGGGAAATTGGTCTTAAATTACATCATGACCTTGTTTAGGGTTTTCTTTTACTGATCCCTGTTAAGTAAATAGTTTCCAAGTATTTGACAGATACATGGTGCTCTATGGCCTCCAAAAGTGGCCTGTTTTCCTCGCAGAATAGGTAAAGATGGCAGGCAATCATTCTGTGGCATTTTACTTTTGCTAAAAGCAGGTAGAGAATTTAGATACAGTTACTATGCTCTCCATTTGCTCTTCCTATACTTGGAAGGGAAAACAGTGAGGTTAAGTTGTTCCACCTCCACAGAGTATTCTGGTGTCTATCCCCAAGCTCTCTTTGGGTCCTCTAAGCTGGTTAGGAGAACcaaagagggggagggggaaagaaagaaagaccactCCAATTGAAAACCATAGACATTTAcgttttattttagtaaaaatttcaaattacgACTTTAGTAGTCTTTAAAAGGTTACAACCATACCATGGACTTTGGCAAAGCTGCAACGTATTAATTTTTATCCCCAGTTTCCATTCTTTAACCTTCaaggaatgaaaatgaaatcaaaattttaaaacacatgatTATAAGCCTTTGTATCAACTGAGAATTAAGAATTTAAGTCATGAATCTTTTTCTTAATAAGCTACTTGacataacaaaaagcaaaaaaaaaaaaaacaaaaacagaaatcttaCTAACCTCTGTACTCTagagtttgaaaaatattgattACAGCTCTTCCTACAGAATCACGGTCACCTTCAAAATGCTATccacaatataaagaaaattatgaaagtcAGAAAGCAGCTTGATTGTCAGTAGTATCAGTTTCCATCTTCTTTAACCCATGTGAATGTTCAAGACATGTGGTAGAAGAAAAGGAATCACGCTATTTCTAATGTTCATGATAACAAACTCTCtaggaaaacatttaaagaaactcCATGATTTCACAGTTAAAATTAGAGCTCTATTAATAACCAACAAGCTAAGGTGTTTTCTATATCTCATTGCTCTGTATATTTCTAGCAATTTATAGAGAAGTTTAGCAGATCTATAAGGGTTTTCATCAGTTAATTTTCAACATTAACAAGGTCACATGCCAGAAGCTGttataccaaatatttaaaaattagagctgtgctgaaaaaaaaatgacctacAATAAGAACTTGAGAGAGATACAGACTGACTTCCTGCCTGAGACAATTTTACAGCCTAAAATTTCTGAAAGCAACAGAAAAGCAGAATTGCTTATTTTGCCTAATTACTTTCaccatttaaatattaatcaacATAGCATCAAGTCTAAAATTCAGCTACTAGTAACATTATTTCATCAGTAGTCATCACTTAACAAAAAAGGATTCTAAActtatataaagttaaaaacaaaaataaatctaacaGGAAAAAGATGAGGGCCTGTTCTTATACCTTTGAGTCaacaatgaatgaaaacagaactAAAACTAATGAAGGCACTATCGTAAACAGCAATCCACACCTTGCCCACCCCCACACCTCAGAAAAAATTTATACCAGGAATCAAGAATTATGCTATGGCCCTTTAGGAAAAGTAAACTAAGAAATTGTAACATTAAGAAGGGAACTAAATTATGATCtctacacatgtatgtatactgACACAATAAACTACTGTCAGCAGTACCTTGAAATCTTCTAAACTGTATAAGTGCTAGTCTTTGAAGAAGCCCACTTCGCCACCATAAACTTCAAACAGTCAAAACATTTACCCAAAGTAGTGGTTCTTAAACTAGACTGTGCATCAGAATAACCCCGCACTTGTTAAGAAACAATGCTAGGCGCCTCCCTGTTGGTTTCTGATTCACTAcgtctgggggtggggcccacaAGTATGCATTCCTAACAacttctcaggtgatgctgaagcTGCAGGTCTTGGGACCACCTGTCAAGAACCACTGGCTTAAATTATTAATGGTACATCAGCACAGCCCTAACCAAAATTTTGGTCAAAATGCATGTAAACCAATAAGGATGGAGTATTTTAATGCTCACAAAGAATGCTAATAAATTCACCCTTATTACATCAAAACATCAACATCTGCTTCATGGTCTTCCTCAGTCACTTTCAAGGACAGCACCTCTTCGTTAAGGAAGAGCCCACTGAGCCTCTCCTTCCGGGCCTGCCTCTGCTCCTTCAGCTGCCTCTTGCGGAAGGCCTTCTGCTGTAACTTCCGCTGCTTGGATCGcttctgtcaaaataaaaatttctaaatcaGTTTGGTTTAGTTTTTGGCATATCCACCCCAAAATGTTTTGTGGATCAAATTCTCTATGTTCTAACTTTAAGAGATGTTCAAATCCTTCTGTAGTATGATCCTCATTCCAGTAAGTGAGCCACTGGCTTAGgcataaaaatgattaagattcCAATTTTGTGGTATTTGACCAGTGACTCTTCTGATTAGGAAGGGTTGAGACAATCATTTTGGCTAGTGATGCATAATGAGTCACTTCAaagacttcttttttaaattccattaagGTACATTGGTATAAATGCATACTGAACACACAATTAATACTAGGGGACAATACTGAATACAAATGTAGAGAACATTGCCCAGGTCTCTAATACTTATGATTCTCAGGTGCCTTTCATCCAAAAACACTAGCAATCTTATAATGGCAGGTAAAAAAAATCATGCCTTTTTCGTAGTAGGCGAATACCATCTTAAAAACCCATCAGAAACTCAGTGGGTACTCCCATCCTTGTCACTGGTGAACTGATACTAAAAAGGAATGACCACATATCTAGGGAAATTCCTTAGCAACTAACAAAGCGGGCTATGTTTCTGCTACTTCCCTAAGAACCAGGGAAAGAATCACTGTGTATCTTCAAGTCACCACTTGGTCACCAAAGAGAGAGATTCTCTTATCATCTTTAAACTGGCTCCAGATTCTTGTCACTGCAAGGAATCAAACTCCCCTGCTAAGCCACAGGACCATTCTAAATATACttataccttctttttttttttttaagtgcccaACAATATTATACAGAACTTTCTCAACTGTGAAAAGAGTAGACAGAAATTAGAGAAagtattagatttttaaattagctaagaagaaacatttaagattaaaacattaagaaaacatttaacacacacaaaagacataCACAACATTCTTAGGAGCTAATAGACAGCAAcatcagcaacatagtgagattcgcTCAGTAGTGAGTTGCAGTCAATATTGCAATCTTGAGAATAACTCATTATTTCCACCAATTTATCTTacttaaaacatacacaaaaatcaggtAAGATTGAATGCAATATGGTTGTGGGTCAAAACAGCATTTCAAAGCACTCAGCCAAGAGTGCTTTGTTCAACAGCAGAGCATCCTGCTTGTTCAATTAAGACCAAAACCCACAGGCATCTAGACAGCAGGATCATTTTAACTCTTCAAGAAATTTATATGAAGGAGTACTAATGTTAATATTGAAAGGTAAAGTTTTGTATTGATTAGACGTTTTACTTTTGAATCCCGAATCCGCTCTGCTGCACTTGCAGACAGGTTGCTGTCACTGTGTGCTCGACTCATGTTGGCACTGGAGTTTGAAGCAGAGTTTCCAACACTGGACCCACTGCTGCTTGCAGaactgaccatgctggcactGCTGCTGCTGGCGCTGGCACTGGCACCGCTCACTCCACTGGTGCTTGCACAACTAAAGTTGCTTCTCTTCCAGGCCTCTCTTGCAGGCCGTTGGCGAGGGCTATGCTCCTTGATATAGTTTCTGACCTTGGGAAGCACAACCACAAACTGGTTAGTGTTGCACCTTGATGTTCTACCTTCAAAATGCTGGGGGGAAAATAATATTGTACTTAATCTAAAAGACTGTCAAAAGTGCTGCAGATGCATATATAAGGTAGAATAGAAAGGCTAAATTTAGAAATAAGTACTAGAAAAATGAACAATGttcaaaattctagaaaacatGTTATAGATCTGGattttaaaagcacataaaatataATCAGTAAATGGAAGGCTACTCGCCTTCAGAAATTTAGGACTGTAAAAAAATAGCACTCAAAATACaaactaacaataaaataaaatagatgagatTAGGCAGTTGTTAAAGGTCTCCATTTAAGATAATTTAAGTAAGCTGCTGATTTTATATAAGATTAGGGTGTTTCCTAAATCTTAGCTAGGGGCCAACGATACCTGTCTTCAAATGCAAGACATCAATTTATCATACTAATGAAAAATTTGCTGGAATGTAGAAAATTATAGTATGTCTGCTGGGAGAAATACTGAAATGAGagaaatttttcataaataatgataaatgcaaaacaaagaaacaaatccaAAGTAGAACGTAAGAACATTAAGTATTCATTCAACTACAtaccagagaaaaagaacagcaaaaattgTATTTAGAAGATaccagaggccaggcgcagtggctcacgcctgtaatcccagcactttgggaggctgaggcaggtggatcacgaggtcaggaattcaagatcagcctggtcaagatggtgaaaccccatctctactaaaaatacaaaaattagccgggtgcggtggcaggtgcctgtaatcccagctactcgggaggctgaggcaggagaatcgcttgaacctgggcagtggaggttgcagtgagccgagatatcgccactgcactccagagtgagactccgtctcaaaaaaaaaataaataaataaataagggggggaagaagaagaagataccAGAGATGCAGATTTCAGAACAGCAGAGGGAAAATTCACTAGGTTTCACCCTAGCCTGGCTCAATTATTACAGCATAAAACTACTCAAATCCCTCAGCTCAGATATTTACCAAAGAATAGCTCTCATTAATTAGTATTTTGTCAATTAGTCTCCTGTAAACTGAGTTAGAATAAATCTATACCTTAACCTAACCACCTCATAAGTGGTAACATTACATTTCAAATCCTATACAACTGAAAAGCAGGTTCTAGATTCACACTGATCCCAGAAAGGTACTGGCAGGTGAGATGTACATAAAACCTCTTAAATCAATGTGCCatcattttttctaatattaccTTTCACAGCAGTGATTTTGGCCTTAATTATCTATGTATTTACATATGATTATTTTAGTCTACATTTTATAAGATGGTGGTATTTTTAATAGGTaaataatctgtattttctttacatACCTGCTTCAGTTTTTCATCTGTGAGACAGTTAAGTTCAATAATAAACTCACTGTCTGTAGGGGAGATTTGAGCAGAAGGATCAATGATCTTAATAATATCAAGTTGCTCCCGAAGACCCATCTCAGTACTCACTTTCCGACTCAGATACTCAATATATTCCACCTATGTgatgaaaaaattacaaataagatCATTGCTAAAACTTCTGATCCTTCATTATGTCAATTATAATGTGTTTACATATCAGAAGCACTTAAGGTTTTATTTGTTCCCTGAAAAACAGTTAAAGCTCAAATTCAGATTTACTAAGCAATCCACATTTCCCCAGTAGCTTTAAACAGGCAATAAACTGAGCTTTACCTAGTCTCCACATAAAAGCTTTTAATTAAGAATGTTAAGATCTTTACCTGCTCATCATTTGTCATTGCACTCCAAGGAAGTTCATCTAAATTCCggtgcttgtttttctttttaggaagCAGGCAAGGTGAACTTGGAATACTGGGTATGACATCAGAAAGTACATCACTCCCACTGGCAATGTCACTGCCTggtaactttataaaaataaggagggtgtggggagggaaAGCAAAAT
It includes:
- the FAM199X gene encoding protein FAM199X isoform X2, encoding MSDEASAITSYEKFLTPEEPFPLLGPPRGVGTCPSEEPGCLDISDFGCQLSSCHRTDPLHRFHTNRWNLTSCGTSVASSEGSEELFSSVSVGDQDDCYSLLDDQDFTSFDLFPEGSVCSDVSSSISTYWDWSDSEFEWQLPGSDIASGSDVLSDVIPSIPSSPCLLPKKKNKHRNLDELPWSAMTNDEQVEYIEYLSRKVSTEMGLREQLDIIKIIDPSAQISPTDSEFIIELNCLTDEKLKQVRNYIKEHSPRQRPAREAWKRSNFSCASTSGVSGASASASSSSASMKRSKQRKLQQKAFRKRQLKEQRQARKERLSGLFLNEEVLSLKVTEEDHEADVDVLM
- the FAM199X gene encoding protein FAM199X isoform X1 — encoded protein: MSDEASAITSYEKFLTPEEPFPLLGPPRGVGTCPSEEPGCLDISDFGCQLSSCHRTDPLHRFHTNRWNLTSCGTSVASSEGSEELFSSVSVGDQDDCYSLLDDQDFTSFDLFPEGSVCSDVSSSISTYWDWSDSEFEWQLPGSDIASGSDVLSDVIPSIPSSPCLLPKKKNKHRNLDELPWSAMTNDEQVEYIEYLSRKVSTEMGLREQLDIIKIIDPSAQISPTDSEFIIELNCLTDEKLKQVRNYIKEHSPRQRPAREAWKRSNFSCASTSGVSGASASASSSSASMVSSASSSGSSVGNSASNSSANMSRAHSDSNLSASAAERIRDSKKRSKQRKLQQKAFRKRQLKEQRQARKERLSGLFLNEEVLSLKVTEEDHEADVDVLM